In the Kitasatospora terrestris genome, one interval contains:
- a CDS encoding putative RNA methyltransferase: MLQDIERYLACPHCAEPLALAGRTLRCPRGHSFDQAKQGYVSLLAGDAHTGTGDTADMVSARADFLAAGHYRPIAEALAAAAAGADGLVADLGAGTGHYLAHVLGALGGDLPGAALDISKYALRRAAKAHPRIGAVVCDAWRPLPLLDDSADVLLNVFAPRNGPEIRRVLRPGGRLLLVAPTSRHLRELVAGLGLLSVDEDKERRIDEKLSPWLTRTGQVEVEFTLRLSRADAAAVVAMGPNAWHTDPQRLADALDALPEPVEVTGSVRLSTYR, translated from the coding sequence TTGCTGCAGGACATCGAGCGCTACCTGGCGTGCCCGCACTGCGCGGAGCCGCTCGCACTCGCCGGACGGACGCTGCGCTGCCCCCGCGGCCACAGCTTCGACCAGGCCAAGCAGGGGTACGTCAGCCTGCTGGCGGGCGACGCGCACACCGGCACCGGTGACACCGCCGACATGGTCTCCGCCCGGGCCGACTTCCTGGCGGCCGGGCACTACCGGCCGATCGCCGAGGCGCTGGCGGCCGCGGCGGCCGGCGCGGACGGCCTGGTGGCGGACCTCGGCGCGGGCACCGGGCACTACCTGGCACACGTGCTGGGCGCGCTCGGCGGCGACCTGCCCGGCGCCGCCCTGGACATCTCCAAGTACGCGCTGCGCCGCGCCGCCAAGGCGCACCCGCGGATCGGCGCCGTGGTCTGCGACGCCTGGCGCCCGCTGCCGCTGCTCGACGACAGCGCCGACGTGCTGCTCAACGTCTTCGCCCCGCGCAACGGCCCGGAGATCCGCCGGGTGCTGCGCCCGGGCGGACGGCTGCTGCTGGTCGCCCCGACCTCCCGCCACCTGCGCGAACTGGTCGCGGGCCTCGGCCTGCTCTCGGTCGACGAGGACAAGGAGCGCCGGATCGACGAGAAGCTCAGCCCCTGGCTGACCCGGACCGGGCAGGTGGAGGTGGAGTTCACCCTGCGGCTGTCCAGGGCGGACGCGGCGGCGGTGGTCGCGATGGGCCCGAACGCCTGGCACACCGATCCGCAGCGCCTCGCGGACGCCCTCGACGCCCTGCCGGAACCGGTCGAGGTGACCGGCTCGGTGCGGTTGTCGACGTACCGGTGA
- a CDS encoding fic family toxin-antitoxin system, toxin component: MNLEVDLSWLLMTAEQYTPGDPQVIDYGSLLAAVTRHQAAIFDIAVYPEPQDRAAALMHQLIRVPALERSNELFATAVAYAYLVASGCNVATTAREVRSLARAIREGKIGVSGVADRLAMWVVQEPEEEEVGEDDDGNEAD; this comes from the coding sequence TTGAACCTTGAGGTTGACCTCTCGTGGCTGCTGATGACCGCAGAGCAGTACACGCCGGGTGATCCGCAGGTCATCGACTACGGATCGCTCCTCGCCGCGGTCACCCGCCACCAGGCGGCCATCTTCGACATCGCCGTCTACCCCGAACCGCAGGACCGCGCCGCCGCCCTGATGCACCAGCTCATCCGGGTGCCCGCCCTGGAGCGCAGCAACGAGCTGTTCGCCACCGCCGTCGCGTACGCGTACCTGGTGGCCAGCGGGTGCAACGTCGCCACCACCGCGCGCGAGGTGCGCAGCCTCGCCCGGGCGATCCGGGAGGGCAAGATCGGCGTCAGCGGGGTCGCCGACCGGCTCGCCATGTGGGTCGTCCAGGAGCCCGAGGAGGAGGAGGTCGGCGAGGACGACGACGGCAACGAGGCGGACTGA
- a CDS encoding toxin-antitoxin system HicB family antitoxin, protein MAKKQLNVRVDATTAEMARERAEQQGISMNQYIERLVQHDMGEAGRNFVDTAAQFMKEHELAFLAEFGDGPTGDRQDVRR, encoded by the coding sequence ATGGCCAAGAAGCAGCTCAACGTCCGGGTGGATGCGACCACCGCCGAGATGGCCCGTGAGCGGGCCGAGCAGCAGGGGATCAGCATGAACCAGTACATCGAACGACTCGTGCAGCACGACATGGGCGAGGCGGGGCGGAACTTCGTCGACACCGCCGCCCAGTTCATGAAGGAGCACGAGCTCGCCTTCCTCGCCGAATTCGGCGACGGACCGACCGGCGACCGCCAGGACGTGCGCCGTTGA
- a CDS encoding class I SAM-dependent RNA methyltransferase produces MRTPSGEPLVGERYEVEVGPVAHGGGHCVARHEGRVLFVRHALPGERVIAEVTEGTTTSRFLRADAVEVLEAAKDRIPAPCPFAGPGKCGGCDWQHVTPGGQRKLKAQVLTEQLAKLAGLTPAEAGWDGSVEPVGGKLQAGEVPAWRTRVQYAVDEEGSVGLRKHRSHDIQPIDRCLIASEGVTELGIESRDWTGVATIEAIASSGSSDRQIVLRPAPGEQLPLVELDQPVSISRVDEQDLFHRVHGRTFVRERAAGRTWRISNGGFWQIHPEAPDTLVAAVLDGLDPQWGENALDLYCGVGLFAGALAERVGDDGAVLGIESAKQAVVDARHNLATLDNVRIECDRVETLLPRTGITSTDLIVLDPPRAGAGRETVAHLAGLEARRIAYVACDPAALARDLAFFREGGYRPVSLRAFDLFPMTHHFECVAILEPVAS; encoded by the coding sequence ATGCGCACCCCCAGCGGCGAGCCGCTGGTCGGCGAGCGGTACGAGGTAGAGGTCGGCCCGGTCGCGCACGGTGGCGGCCACTGCGTGGCCCGGCACGAGGGCCGGGTGCTGTTCGTCCGGCACGCGCTGCCGGGCGAGCGGGTGATCGCCGAGGTCACCGAGGGCACCACCACCTCGCGCTTCCTGCGCGCCGACGCGGTGGAGGTCCTGGAGGCCGCCAAGGACCGCATCCCGGCGCCGTGCCCGTTCGCCGGGCCCGGCAAGTGCGGCGGCTGCGACTGGCAGCACGTCACCCCCGGCGGGCAGCGCAAGCTCAAGGCGCAGGTGCTCACCGAGCAGCTCGCCAAGCTCGCCGGACTCACCCCCGCCGAGGCCGGCTGGGACGGCTCGGTCGAGCCGGTCGGCGGCAAGCTCCAGGCCGGCGAGGTGCCCGCCTGGCGCACCCGGGTGCAGTACGCGGTCGACGAGGAGGGCTCGGTCGGCCTGCGCAAGCACCGCTCGCACGACATCCAGCCGATCGACCGCTGCCTGATCGCCTCCGAGGGCGTCACCGAGCTCGGCATCGAGTCGCGGGACTGGACCGGCGTCGCCACCATCGAGGCGATCGCCTCCTCCGGCTCCTCCGACCGGCAGATCGTGCTGCGGCCGGCGCCCGGCGAGCAGCTGCCGCTGGTCGAGCTCGACCAGCCGGTCTCCATCTCCCGTGTCGACGAGCAGGACCTCTTCCACCGCGTCCACGGCCGGACCTTCGTCCGCGAGCGGGCCGCCGGCCGCACCTGGCGGATCTCCAACGGCGGCTTCTGGCAGATCCACCCCGAGGCGCCCGACACCCTGGTGGCCGCCGTCCTCGACGGCCTGGACCCGCAGTGGGGCGAGAACGCGCTCGACCTGTACTGCGGCGTCGGCCTGTTCGCGGGCGCGCTCGCCGAGCGGGTCGGCGACGACGGCGCGGTGCTCGGCATCGAGTCGGCCAAGCAGGCCGTCGTCGACGCCCGGCACAACCTGGCCACCCTGGACAACGTCCGGATCGAGTGCGACCGGGTGGAGACCCTGCTGCCGCGCACCGGCATCACCTCCACCGACCTGATCGTCCTCGACCCGCCGCGGGCCGGCGCCGGCCGCGAGACCGTCGCCCACCTCGCCGGCCTGGAGGCGCGCCGGATCGCCTACGTCGCCTGCGACCCGGCCGCGCTCGCCCGTGACCTCGCCTTCTTCCGCGAGGGCGGCTATCGCCCCGTCTCGCTGCGCGCCTTCGACCTGTTCCCGATGACCCACCACTTCGAGTGCGTCGCCATCCTGGAGCCGGTCGCCTCCTGA
- a CDS encoding APC family permease: MPADLPKRILIGRALRSDKLGETLLSKRIALPVFASDALSSVAYAPEEILLTLSIAGASAIHFSWQIGVVVAIVMLAVVASYRQNVHAYPSGGGDYEVATVNHGPNSGLVVASALMVDYVLTVAVSTTSGVANVVSAVPALRGHEMLLSVVLVVVLMGMNLRGVRESGSAFAVPTYAFMVGVIGMVGYGVIRHYGFGQDMPAESSAFHLEATPGNDSLAGFAMVFLLLKAFSSGCAALTGVEAISNGVPAFRKPKSKNAATTLLLMATIAVVMFMGIIWLARLTGVQMAEEPAEQLVGAGAGYHQKTALAQISEAVFSNFTPGFYFIAAVTGLILVLAANTAFNGFPVLGSILAQDRYLPRQLHTRGDRLAFSNGIIVLAGVAILFIVAFNADPTRLIQLYIVGVFVSFNMSQSGMIRHWTRHLKTETDPKQRAHMQRSRAINAFGLVMTMAVLIVVLVTKITHAWVAIALMVVLFVMMKAIRRHYDRVSAELVAAEEPDDVVLPTRVHAVVLVSKLHKPALRALAYARLARAHTLEAVTVNVDPADTAALRAEWDERGIEVPLKVLDSPYREITGPVLDYVKNLRRSSPRDVVSVYIPEYVVGHWYEHLLHNQSALRLKGRLLFKPGVMVTSVPWQLESSERRKSQKEWSAPGAVRRGEPRHRPTAGASAAPGTPGADGSNGNDTTAPHA; encoded by the coding sequence ATGCCTGCCGACCTTCCGAAACGGATCCTGATCGGGCGCGCGCTGCGCAGCGACAAGCTGGGGGAGACCCTGCTGTCCAAGCGCATCGCGCTGCCCGTCTTCGCGTCCGACGCGCTCTCCTCCGTGGCGTACGCCCCTGAGGAGATCCTGCTCACCCTGTCCATCGCCGGCGCCTCGGCGATCCACTTCTCGTGGCAGATCGGCGTCGTGGTCGCCATCGTGATGCTCGCGGTGGTCGCCTCGTACCGGCAGAACGTGCACGCCTACCCCAGCGGCGGTGGTGACTACGAGGTCGCCACCGTCAACCACGGCCCGAACTCGGGCCTGGTGGTGGCGAGCGCCCTGATGGTCGACTACGTGCTCACCGTGGCGGTGTCCACCACCTCGGGCGTGGCCAACGTCGTGTCCGCGGTACCGGCGCTGCGCGGGCACGAGATGCTGCTGTCGGTGGTCCTCGTCGTGGTGCTGATGGGGATGAACCTGCGCGGCGTCCGGGAGTCCGGCAGTGCGTTCGCGGTGCCGACGTACGCCTTCATGGTCGGCGTGATCGGCATGGTCGGGTACGGCGTGATCCGGCACTACGGCTTCGGGCAGGACATGCCCGCCGAGTCCTCCGCCTTCCACCTGGAGGCGACCCCGGGCAACGACTCGCTGGCCGGGTTCGCGATGGTCTTCCTGCTGCTGAAGGCCTTCTCGTCGGGCTGTGCGGCGCTCACCGGTGTCGAGGCGATCTCCAACGGCGTGCCGGCCTTCCGCAAGCCGAAGTCGAAGAACGCCGCCACCACGCTGCTGCTGATGGCCACGATCGCCGTGGTGATGTTCATGGGCATCATCTGGCTGGCCCGCCTGACCGGCGTCCAGATGGCCGAGGAGCCCGCCGAGCAGCTGGTCGGCGCCGGCGCCGGCTACCACCAGAAGACCGCGCTGGCGCAGATCAGCGAGGCCGTGTTCTCGAACTTCACGCCCGGCTTCTACTTCATCGCCGCGGTGACCGGCCTGATCCTGGTGCTCGCCGCCAACACCGCCTTCAACGGCTTCCCGGTGCTCGGCTCGATCCTCGCGCAGGACCGCTACCTGCCCCGGCAGCTGCACACCCGCGGCGACCGGCTGGCCTTCTCCAACGGCATCATCGTGCTGGCCGGCGTGGCGATCCTGTTCATCGTCGCCTTCAACGCCGACCCGACCCGCCTGATCCAGCTGTACATCGTCGGCGTCTTCGTCTCCTTCAACATGAGCCAGTCCGGCATGATCCGGCACTGGACCCGGCACCTGAAGACCGAGACCGACCCGAAGCAGCGCGCCCACATGCAGCGCAGCCGGGCGATCAACGCCTTCGGCCTGGTGATGACCATGGCCGTGCTGATCGTCGTCCTGGTCACCAAGATCACCCACGCCTGGGTCGCCATCGCCCTGATGGTCGTGCTGTTCGTGATGATGAAGGCGATCCGCCGCCACTACGACCGGGTATCCGCCGAGCTGGTCGCCGCCGAGGAGCCCGACGACGTGGTGCTGCCCACGCGGGTGCACGCCGTCGTCCTGGTCTCCAAGCTGCACAAGCCCGCGCTGCGCGCCCTCGCGTACGCCAGGCTGGCCCGCGCCCACACGCTGGAAGCCGTCACCGTCAACGTCGACCCCGCCGACACCGCCGCGCTGCGCGCCGAGTGGGACGAGCGCGGGATCGAGGTGCCGCTCAAGGTGCTCGACTCGCCGTACCGCGAGATCACCGGCCCGGTCCTCGACTACGTGAAGAACCTGCGCCGCTCCAGCCCGCGCGACGTCGTCTCGGTGTACATCCCCGAGTACGTCGTCGGCCACTGGTACGAGCACCTGCTGCACAACCAGAGCGCGCTGCGGCTCAAGGGACGCCTGCTGTTCAAGCCCGGGGTGATGGTGACTTCCGTACCCTGGCAGCTGGAGTCCTCGGAGCGGCGCAAGTCGCAGAAGGAATGGTCCGCGCCGGGCGCCGTGCGCCGCGGCGAGCCGAGGCACCGGCCCACGGCCGGCGCGTCCGCCGCACCCGGCACCCCGGGCGCCGACGGCTCCAACGGCAACGACACCACCGCACCGCACGCGTAA
- a CDS encoding potassium channel family protein has protein sequence MHIVIMGCGRVGSALARALEKQGHSVAVVDQDPTAFRRLGSGFNGVRVTGVGFDQDTLKEAGIEEAGAFAAVSSGDNSNIIAARVARETFGVEHVAARIYDPRRAEVYQRLGIPTVATVRWTADQMLRRLLPSGAEPLWQDPSGSVQLAEVAFSPAWVGHKTAALEEAAGVRVAFVTRLGEGVLPSPQMVVQEGDLIHVMLRRSELTSVEAAFAKGPEEDGH, from the coding sequence GTGCACATCGTCATCATGGGTTGCGGGCGCGTGGGCTCCGCCCTCGCGAGAGCGCTCGAGAAACAAGGCCACTCGGTGGCCGTGGTCGACCAGGACCCGACCGCGTTCCGCCGTCTGGGTTCCGGCTTCAACGGTGTCCGGGTCACCGGCGTCGGCTTCGACCAGGACACCCTGAAGGAAGCCGGCATCGAGGAGGCGGGCGCCTTCGCCGCCGTCTCCAGCGGTGACAACTCCAACATCATCGCCGCCCGGGTGGCCCGCGAGACCTTCGGCGTCGAGCACGTCGCGGCCCGCATCTACGACCCCCGCCGCGCCGAGGTCTACCAGCGCCTGGGCATCCCGACCGTGGCCACCGTCCGCTGGACCGCCGACCAGATGCTGCGCCGGCTGCTGCCGAGCGGCGCCGAGCCGCTGTGGCAGGACCCGTCCGGCTCCGTGCAGCTCGCCGAGGTCGCCTTCTCGCCCGCGTGGGTCGGGCACAAGACGGCCGCCCTGGAGGAGGCCGCCGGCGTCCGGGTGGCGTTCGTCACCCGCCTGGGCGAGGGCGTCCTGCCCAGCCCCCAGATGGTGGTGCAGGAGGGTGACCTGATCCACGTGATGCTGCGCCGTTCGGAGCTGACCTCGGTCGAGGCCGCCTTCGCCAAGGGCCCCGAGGAGGATGGTCACTGA
- a CDS encoding TrkA family potassium uptake protein yields MRVAIAGAGAVGRSIAGELLENGHEVLLIDKNPNSISVERVPLAEWLLADACEITSLDEAALQRCHVVIAATGDDKVNLVVSLLAKTEYGVPRVVARVNNPKNEWLFNESWGVDVAVSTPRLMSALVEEAVSVGDLVRLMRFSQGNANLVELTLASDTELVGTRVGDVAWPVDTALVTIIREGRVLVPRKDDTLEGGDELLFVAAQEREEELETLLSAGSAGSAGSAG; encoded by the coding sequence ATGCGCGTAGCAATCGCCGGAGCCGGTGCGGTCGGCCGTTCGATCGCGGGTGAGCTGCTGGAGAACGGCCACGAGGTCCTCCTGATCGACAAGAACCCGAACTCCATCTCGGTGGAGCGGGTCCCGCTCGCCGAGTGGCTGCTGGCCGACGCCTGCGAGATCACCTCGCTGGACGAGGCCGCCCTGCAGCGCTGCCACGTGGTGATCGCGGCGACCGGTGACGACAAGGTCAACCTGGTGGTCTCGCTGCTCGCCAAGACGGAGTACGGGGTGCCCCGGGTCGTCGCCCGGGTGAACAACCCGAAGAACGAGTGGCTGTTCAACGAGTCCTGGGGCGTGGACGTCGCCGTCTCCACCCCGCGCCTGATGTCGGCGCTGGTCGAGGAGGCCGTGAGCGTCGGCGACCTGGTCCGCCTGATGCGCTTCAGCCAGGGCAACGCCAACCTGGTCGAGCTGACCCTGGCCTCCGACACCGAGCTGGTCGGCACCCGGGTCGGCGACGTCGCCTGGCCGGTGGACACCGCGCTGGTCACCATCATCCGCGAGGGCCGCGTCCTGGTCCCGCGCAAGGACGACACCCTGGAAGGCGGCGACGAGCTGCTGTTCGTCGCCGCCCAGGAGCGCGAGGAGGAGCTGGAGACCCTGCTCTCGGCGGGCTCCGCGGGCTCGGCGGGCTCGGCCGGCTGA
- a CDS encoding DUF3159 domain-containing protein: protein MTHEAEAAHRAADQSSTDQPSTDQPGTDRSAMTAAEREAADKAASHEAAQSILQAFGGVRGMIDMTLPGLVFIVAFNITHKVSVAAWSALALCGVFVVVRLLRRETIQHAFSGVFGVALGAWISMKTGKAENFYLPGLLWNVVYCVALAVSALVRWPMIGVMLGPVTGEMFTWRKQNPGRLAAYTKATWAWVVIMGLKPLILFPLYFTHNVNLLGWLKVALGIPPMLLAMYVTWQILLKAPPPIKAQLDDEDE, encoded by the coding sequence GTGACCCACGAGGCCGAGGCCGCCCACCGGGCCGCCGACCAGTCCAGCACCGACCAGCCCAGCACCGACCAGCCCGGCACCGACCGGTCCGCGATGACCGCCGCCGAGCGGGAGGCCGCCGACAAGGCCGCCTCGCACGAGGCCGCGCAGAGCATCCTGCAGGCCTTCGGCGGTGTCCGCGGCATGATCGACATGACCCTGCCGGGTCTGGTCTTCATCGTCGCGTTCAACATCACCCACAAGGTGTCCGTCGCCGCCTGGTCGGCGCTGGCGCTGTGCGGCGTGTTCGTCGTGGTGCGCCTGCTGCGGCGGGAGACCATCCAGCACGCCTTCAGCGGCGTGTTCGGCGTCGCGCTGGGTGCCTGGATCTCCATGAAGACCGGCAAGGCGGAGAACTTCTACCTGCCCGGCCTGCTGTGGAACGTCGTCTACTGCGTGGCGCTGGCCGTCTCCGCGCTGGTCCGCTGGCCGATGATCGGGGTGATGCTCGGCCCGGTCACCGGCGAGATGTTCACCTGGCGCAAGCAGAACCCGGGCCGGCTGGCCGCCTACACCAAGGCGACCTGGGCCTGGGTGGTGATCATGGGCCTCAAGCCCCTGATCCTCTTCCCGCTGTACTTCACCCACAACGTCAACCTGCTGGGCTGGCTGAAGGTCGCGCTGGGCATCCCGCCGATGCTGCTGGCGATGTACGTGACCTGGCAGATCCTGCTGAAGGCGCCGCCGCCGATCAAGGCGCAGCTGGACGACGAGGACGAATGA